One Novosphingobium sp. G106 DNA segment encodes these proteins:
- a CDS encoding TonB-dependent receptor domain-containing protein → MKNSNLHSVVRGALRSGVGISALLIAGAMPAHAADAADDASTNGDEIVVTGTLVRGIAPPGTNVIGITSESVKETGAASTAQLLQTIPQLGSFNTLQSPTGGFTTVTTNRPNLRNLPGDRTSGSSPTLVLVDGHRVVGAGISVTSPDPDIVPPALIERIEIVPDGGSAIYGSDAVAGVINFITKKKFDGVDVGARYGFADNYHTFDANATVGHSWETGSIFASYNYQQNDAIYGRDRDWSFSPLSLVDGLAVTSLRCSPGNVTIGNIFTGAAPRTFKLPFVPGTSVAGQVNQCDETDDTTIYPSQRRHSAMAGLNQELTDSISIETRAFYTNRVIDSQTGPFRNNTNFGPAALASFGFLQGPLYAAAPKLATGTVTLPGVPFPLPASSGETQNVYYSWGNAKSQPARNSLETWGVSQNLTAKLDANWQLRALASYGESTAEFQNIQPNYNAISVAAAAGLFNPYNVASSNPAALAAVTNYQTYGHTEQRQFDGRVVIDGDLVSLPGGAVKLAAGAEIIAEGFDNRNGTIVPGTQNTGYAGLSVSGVQIVAPSAPLPVAKLSRTTKSLFGEVVIPIFGADNATSGLRELTLSAAGRYDHYSDIGGTFNPKFGITWKPVDWIKLRGAWGKSFVAPSLADDPSTSASSVNYVNYTFLLPQPALVGTTVNGVVVPSFAGAAGSRGQVVILGNKPDIQSQKAKTWSVGIDVEPPFVPGLRLSTTYWNIDYSQIIALPGFTSANFYQNFIGTPAVVFNPTAAQIASYFLPNTATAGISCGGNTPGATPTGCYVIIDARKQNLARTKLSGLDFSASYGTATNFGAIDFALNANYELTRTQQATPTAQFLDQIGANASRFRARASLGVDIGTFRTQVSLSHTHGYDLNPAVGVGTTQTHVGSFNVVDLFFKYDVPAKGVLSDLSFTLNVNNVFDQDPPLYLLANSLQVQNNGYVNGSTLGRLIQFGVSKKF, encoded by the coding sequence ATGAAGAATTCCAACTTGCATTCCGTCGTGCGCGGGGCGCTCAGGAGCGGTGTCGGCATTTCTGCGCTGCTGATTGCCGGGGCAATGCCTGCCCATGCGGCAGATGCAGCCGATGACGCTTCCACCAATGGCGACGAGATCGTTGTCACAGGCACTCTGGTGCGCGGCATCGCGCCCCCGGGCACCAATGTGATCGGGATAACCAGCGAATCCGTCAAGGAAACCGGCGCCGCCAGCACCGCGCAGTTGCTGCAGACCATCCCGCAGTTGGGATCGTTCAACACGCTGCAGTCGCCTACGGGCGGTTTCACCACGGTGACGACCAACCGACCCAACCTGCGCAACCTTCCGGGCGACCGAACCTCCGGTTCCTCGCCCACGCTGGTTCTCGTCGACGGCCATCGCGTCGTCGGAGCAGGCATTTCGGTGACCAGCCCCGATCCCGACATCGTCCCGCCCGCGCTTATCGAACGCATCGAGATCGTGCCCGATGGCGGTTCCGCGATCTACGGTTCGGATGCGGTCGCCGGCGTCATCAATTTCATCACGAAAAAGAAGTTCGACGGGGTGGACGTCGGAGCACGCTATGGCTTCGCCGATAATTACCACACGTTCGATGCCAATGCGACGGTCGGCCACAGCTGGGAGACGGGCTCGATCTTTGCCTCCTACAACTACCAGCAGAACGACGCGATCTATGGACGCGATCGCGACTGGTCGTTCTCGCCGCTTTCGCTCGTCGATGGACTGGCGGTCACCAGCCTGCGCTGCTCGCCCGGCAACGTGACGATCGGCAATATCTTCACCGGCGCTGCCCCTCGGACCTTCAAGCTGCCCTTCGTGCCGGGTACCTCAGTGGCCGGACAAGTGAACCAGTGCGACGAGACCGACGACACGACGATCTACCCGTCGCAGCGGCGCCACTCGGCCATGGCCGGGCTCAATCAGGAACTGACCGACAGCATCTCGATCGAGACGCGGGCGTTCTACACCAACCGCGTGATCGACAGCCAGACCGGGCCGTTCCGCAACAACACGAACTTCGGGCCCGCCGCCCTCGCCTCTTTCGGGTTCCTCCAGGGGCCGCTTTATGCCGCAGCGCCGAAGCTGGCGACCGGCACCGTCACGCTGCCCGGCGTGCCCTTCCCGCTTCCTGCCAGCAGCGGCGAGACGCAGAACGTCTACTACTCCTGGGGCAATGCCAAATCCCAGCCGGCGCGCAATAGCCTCGAAACCTGGGGCGTTTCGCAGAACCTGACGGCAAAGCTCGACGCCAACTGGCAGCTCCGCGCGCTGGCCAGCTATGGCGAGAGCACGGCCGAATTCCAGAACATCCAGCCCAACTACAATGCCATCAGCGTCGCGGCCGCTGCCGGCCTTTTCAATCCCTACAACGTGGCATCCAGCAATCCCGCGGCGCTCGCTGCCGTGACGAACTACCAGACCTACGGACATACCGAACAGCGCCAGTTCGATGGCCGCGTGGTCATCGACGGCGATCTCGTGTCGCTGCCCGGGGGCGCGGTGAAGCTGGCGGCCGGTGCGGAAATCATTGCCGAAGGCTTCGACAATCGCAACGGCACCATCGTGCCCGGTACCCAGAACACGGGCTATGCGGGCCTTTCGGTAAGCGGCGTCCAGATCGTTGCGCCCAGCGCACCGCTGCCCGTTGCCAAGCTCAGCCGCACGACGAAATCGCTGTTCGGCGAAGTCGTGATCCCGATCTTCGGCGCTGACAATGCTACCTCCGGACTGCGTGAACTGACTCTGTCCGCCGCCGGCCGCTACGATCACTACAGCGACATCGGCGGGACCTTCAATCCGAAGTTCGGCATCACCTGGAAGCCGGTCGACTGGATCAAGCTGCGCGGCGCCTGGGGCAAGTCGTTCGTTGCGCCCAGCCTTGCCGACGATCCATCCACCTCTGCTTCCTCGGTCAATTACGTCAACTACACCTTCCTGCTACCGCAGCCCGCACTGGTCGGGACAACGGTGAACGGCGTGGTCGTGCCGAGCTTCGCCGGTGCGGCGGGCTCACGCGGTCAGGTCGTCATTCTGGGCAACAAGCCCGACATCCAGTCGCAGAAGGCCAAGACCTGGAGCGTGGGCATCGACGTCGAACCGCCCTTCGTGCCCGGACTGCGGCTGAGCACGACCTACTGGAACATCGACTACAGCCAGATCATCGCTCTGCCGGGCTTCACCTCGGCGAATTTCTACCAGAACTTCATCGGAACTCCGGCGGTCGTCTTCAATCCGACGGCGGCGCAGATAGCCAGCTACTTCCTGCCCAACACCGCGACGGCGGGGATCAGCTGCGGCGGCAATACGCCTGGTGCCACGCCGACCGGGTGTTACGTGATCATCGACGCCCGCAAGCAGAACCTCGCGCGCACCAAGCTGAGCGGCCTCGACTTCTCGGCGAGCTATGGCACGGCCACGAACTTCGGCGCGATCGACTTCGCCTTGAACGCGAACTACGAACTGACCCGCACGCAACAGGCGACGCCGACCGCGCAGTTCCTCGACCAGATCGGAGCGAATGCCAGCCGCTTCCGCGCAAGGGCCAGCCTCGGCGTGGATATCGGAACCTTCCGCACCCAGGTGTCGCTCAGCCACACCCACGGCTACGATCTCAATCCGGCCGTGGGCGTCGGCACGACCCAGACGCACGTCGGCTCGTTCAACGTCGTAGACCTGTTCTTCAAATACGACGTGCCGGCGAAGGGAGTCCTCAGCGACCTGTCCTTTACCTTGAACGTCAACAACGTATTCGATCAGGATCCGCCGCTTTATCTTCTGGCCAACTCGCTTCAGGTTCAGAACAATGGCTACGTGAATGGTTCAACCCTTGGCCGGCTGATTCAATTCGGAGTCAGCAAGAAGTTCTAG
- a CDS encoding helix-turn-helix transcriptional regulator encodes MAEIKRAKGWDAQLLKLVTALVEGAFQTPLWASFLEGLRLATSADYAILIFDPPGRPMDEGLQLASGCEAGAPVSSLLRACIHPSAHRRATEEGKVLSLEELFHPGQARSEPAYCTLVGEWRIGGARLVRVVEPRGVDGWLIIARRDKDFAEEAEAVLSEMARPLSGVLRGYVAGESDRFRSAMAAEAVRRLQCGWFLLDQGGHVLAADSFGEAILSSSGALSRNASGRLVVRPASLEREVLKNVAELADKPAARPRAISLRSDPWLDMLLVPARKRMLSDTAVPSVIAYVHGDNWHSADRCGQLSDMFELSPSEARLALALCRGKSIAEAAAELGLTLETARSYSKAIYMKTGTRGMVDLVRIVMGSVLTLAPDA; translated from the coding sequence GTGGCGGAGATTAAGAGAGCCAAGGGCTGGGATGCCCAGTTGCTCAAACTCGTAACGGCCCTCGTCGAGGGAGCGTTTCAAACGCCTTTGTGGGCGAGCTTTCTCGAAGGCCTTCGACTGGCCACGTCCGCGGACTACGCCATCCTGATCTTCGATCCACCGGGCCGGCCCATGGACGAAGGTCTGCAGCTGGCTTCGGGCTGTGAGGCGGGGGCGCCGGTTTCCAGCCTGCTGAGGGCGTGCATCCATCCCTCGGCACACCGTCGGGCAACCGAGGAAGGCAAGGTGCTTTCGCTGGAGGAGCTATTCCATCCGGGGCAGGCACGCAGCGAACCCGCCTACTGCACGCTCGTTGGCGAGTGGCGCATTGGCGGTGCCCGGCTCGTGCGCGTCGTCGAACCACGCGGTGTCGACGGTTGGCTCATCATCGCCCGTCGCGACAAGGATTTCGCGGAAGAGGCCGAGGCGGTGCTGTCGGAAATGGCGCGGCCGCTGAGCGGGGTTCTGCGCGGTTACGTCGCCGGAGAGAGCGACCGCTTCAGATCGGCGATGGCGGCGGAAGCGGTTCGGCGTCTGCAGTGCGGATGGTTCCTGCTCGACCAAGGCGGCCACGTTCTGGCGGCCGATAGTTTCGGGGAGGCCATTCTGTCTAGCTCGGGCGCGCTATCTCGCAATGCCAGCGGCCGACTTGTGGTGCGTCCGGCCAGCCTTGAGCGCGAGGTATTGAAGAATGTCGCGGAACTGGCGGACAAGCCTGCGGCGCGGCCCCGCGCAATATCGCTGCGCAGCGATCCCTGGCTCGACATGCTGCTGGTTCCCGCGCGCAAGCGGATGCTTTCGGATACGGCGGTGCCTTCGGTGATCGCCTATGTTCACGGCGACAACTGGCATTCGGCGGATCGCTGCGGCCAGCTTTCGGACATGTTCGAACTGTCTCCGAGCGAGGCGCGGCTGGCGCTCGCGCTCTGCCGCGGCAAGAGCATCGCAGAGGCCGCCGCCGAACTGGGGCTCACGCTCGAAACCGCGCGGAGCTATTCCAAGGCGATCTATATGAAGACCGGCACGCGCGGCATGGTCGACCTCGTGCGGATCGTCATGGGCAGCGTTCTTACCCTGGCACCCGACGCCTGA